tcttttgacagAAGAGTGAAGTATACACCAAGGTCCACACTGCCGCACACACCTACACTTACACAGTGACTGAAATGACTTTGGTTCACATGATATCACACTAGACAGAGTGAAATTTTGTGGAAATTGCTGTAATCATTTAAAAAGCTATCCTCTGGGTAACAGGAGGGGGGAGGGTGACTAGATAAACAAGCACAAACATTCTCTTGCACTGAAGACACGCAATCCATCAAATTGTAAACACGCTTTAAAAAGATCACATCTAAAACAAAGTGAAGACTTAAGATGACAAGACACAAACACGCAGTTGTTTCTTACATGGGTCCCTTGCTGGTCTTGGTCTCTTTGGCTCTGCGGCACAGGAACACAATCATCGAGAGGATGAACACCACAAGAGCAACAGCTACTGCCGAGATCATCAACATGAGACGGCCATCACTTGTCTCATACCAGTGGGCATCCTCTGTGGGACAGACATGAAGGAAAACATGTATCACACAGAATGCGAAATCAGCAAAACTATTCACATTCTGCCTCCAGGCAAAGCTTCTAAAGGCAACCTTGTGCTTGTGATGGAAACGACTGTATTCCTCACAGTTCAAACTGTTACAGCCTTATACGCAGCACTGATCTTCAAGAAGCCTGCTTGTTACAATTTGCAAGAACTGGCTGATCATCCCTGTTATGTGCACAATTTCCCAATTTAATTgtaatgtttgaaaaaaaagagggaTTTTTCTGAATCCAGCCTTTAGAGCTGTGGATAaagtaaacactgaaaaattaAGACTATGTGTATCGGAGGCAACAACAAATACATGCTGTGTCTGTTCACATATATACAGCTTCCTTATGTTaagaggattttttttgtcaGCTGAAGCCCTGCAGGTTTGCACGGGGAATGTTTGCTTAGGGTTTGTGTAGCCTTAAAGCAACAGAAGTAGCATGCAGTGTTTTCTCACCCCACTTTCAAGGATGAGCAAACATTAttccagtattttttttttttttacattttaaattagtGTGCTTCAGAGAATGTACTTGATGAACTGTGGAGCAATAAGTCAATTGCAGAAGTGACTTGATAACTCTACCATAAAAATAACATTCATTGGCTTAATTGCATTTTTAGAGATTGCATAATTTCAACTATTGGAACTATAAGGCTTATAAATCCTACTGGGTGAGAGAatagcatttaaacactgcagtgtATTAACAGTTTGTAATCATTCACAGATCAGCAATGAAGACGATGAAGACTGATGAGTTTCTGTTAATTGGATTAGCTATAATGTTGTAATGGAATTACTTCTGTACTTGAAAGCAACCATCATGTTtcatgagattaaaaaaaaaatcactttatcAATCATGCAGATTTTAGACAAAGGCAAAGTGAGACTGTGCAAGCGCCTAAATACCTAAAGCTGTGTACAATGCGAATGCATGCAAAATGCATTGATTTGCAAATGAAACGAAAGTAAACTGATTTTTTGATTGCTTTTATAtttggaaaaatataaaatatttatatcaCTTTATTGCGAGCTACAACTTCATGTTTATATGCATGGTGTTGGATTACCTTTTCTCTTAACAAAACTCTAAAGGGACcaagtgttgtttttaaagcaaatgttttttactttttttctggaTATGGGATCTCGGCTGCACAGGGTCTCCCTGAACTGTTGGGCTTTTAATTTAACAATGTtctaaatgtttgtttgtttttgtaatgaaTAGCAGGTCCGAGATGCAGGCAAGCCAGTTTAACACCTGGGTACTTTTACTACATAGTCATGCTGTTGTGATGTGCAGAATGTGGTTTAGCAGCGTCGTTGTCTCCTGAAAAAGTCATCTGGATGGCACCATGTGTTGCTCTAAAACCATTATACACCAGTCAGGCTTCATGGATCTTTACAGACTTTAATGTTACCCATGCGATGTGAACTAATGCTCTACTGTGCACTGATAAAAAGCTGTGGGGAGATAGAGCTAcctttaagattaggcttaaaactttactttttcATAAAGCTTATAGAGTTAGATCTGGATCAGGTGAGGctgaaccatcccttagttGTGCTTCTgtaggttcaggctgctgggggacttTCTGAGCAATTTTTCCTTTCACTCTTGATGTATTTATACATCACTTCTGTATGTCATTGCATTTTGTCTACTCTTTTACATGGTTTGTTTTGTCCTCATGTCGCTATGCTCTCCCTTTTCCTCCCCCACTTCTTCCCCCTCACTCCTCAACCAGTCACAACCTGTTTCTGccagaagtttcttcctgttaaaagggagtttttccttcccactgccaccaagtgcttgctgatAACAAATACAACTGAACTGAACAAAAGTGAATTCAGTGTTTCATTCCCATTTGATGTGGTGACCACAATTgtcaaaaataatttttattttgattCAGTGAACCAGATTTTGGCCCAGAAAATTCTGTCTCATTTATGAACCtcatttgtaaattcatttctTTGCATTGTAGTTTTAACTTGCAAACTATGTTTACTGATGATGGTTTTTAAAACTCTTCCTGAGCGTATGCAATGATTTCTACTACAGAATCATGTCTGGTTTTAGTGCAGCGTGTCTGAGTGAGGAGCCTAACTTAATTCAGTATTGGATTTCAGATGATAAACGTCCAAATTATTTGCAATTTTATGTTGACTGCTGAGTTTTATGAATGATGAACCCCTCCCCATCTTTACTCACGAAAGATTTGGCATCTCTATGATGCTCTTCTTATACTGAATCATTTCACTTTTTAACTAAACCCAAACTTTAAGCAATTTTCAAAGCATTGCCTTAGTGTCCTAACTTTTTTGCATATAGAGCTGACAAAGTCTTACACTTTCTGACTCATCAGTTATTATCATCATATATTATACTGTCATGTATACATTATGTATAGGTATAATGTTAGAATAAGGGACTATAGGACTTTACATTTAACAGTGGGAAAATGGCTCATAATGTCTAAATTTCACAACTCTTCAGCAGAGATCTTCATTTACACACCATTACTTGATATttcagtcaaaagaaaaaaggaatcaAAGGTCAGGTAAAACCACTGCTTCTTATAATTACCCTCTTATCCTTTAAAGTCGAGGCAGTTGTACTATTGCCATTTGTTTatgatatttaaaatgtattatatcCTCAGGTATGACCTTCTTACATGTTTGACATTTAAGAGGTAATTTCTTTTGGGACTttgttactctttttttttacgTGAGGAGTTTTAATAAATGTCTTTACCTCTCTTTGTTGGGGCATTGCGGcctttttcatatttctttgtAATTTCTCCTTCAGATACATTAAAACCTCAAGCCTGTACTGTACTTCCCATAAATTTAAAGCATCAAAGCTTGGAGGCTCGTACCTGACAACTTCTGCAAATGCTCCTGCTGACGTAAAAGTATCCTAATACCTGACCTTTCTGGTGATATTTGACTGCGAAAAGGAAATGGAACATaatatttagttttgttttcgcTCAGGGGATGTTTAATATTGATGGATGAATTTCCCCTCAGTTACAAGGAAACCTTAGGTAGTTTTCAGAAAGAGGAAATGTAGAACTTTCTTAATCGGTACAAAGGACAAAAGGCCTCGTCCAGGTAAGTCTTTTCTTACCCGGCAGTACAGTAATGCTGATAGTGCGTTTCTTGTTGAGGGACTCCACAGATGGATGCCTAGCGGAGCAAGTGTACTGTCCTTCATCCATTGCATTCAATTTTGACAGTTTCAGTGAAGAAGAGGGCAGAACCCAGTCACTTCCCTGAGAGAGAAAGACATACAGTGGAGaaaaactgaatgaaaaaagtagaaaaatatGTCCATTTACCAGACTGTTCGCAGCCTTAGAGGACAAACAGCTAAACACatacaaattaaaactgcaCTTAGCTGAGCACAAAAGATGAAATGGAGAACATACACTGccatgtgacaaaaaaaagagaagaaaaaaaagagaagacttGTGCAGAGATGGAAAATGAGAGCAAGTGAAATCTAGACTGGAAGAAACAGATGGACTGGTAATGggacaaaaagacagaaatatcAGCGGGTGTTTGGTCCTCAGAGAGCAGCCCCCAAAAGTCCCAAATCAAGCGTATTTACCTGCAGTAATCCCAATGAATGAACACACATCGACACAAGTCACTAACCCAGATAACACCATCATCCGCAAAGAATGATGCTGCAACAACACACTGTTAACACAACACATAATGAGATGGCAAGGGAGTAGGATGAATTGTTGACACAGAAATAGCAGCACTATTATGAGATAGAGCCCAACATGGGAGGAAACAAATAATAGGCCAAACACAAGGATTGGAAAACAAATGAACGTGGaggagagtttaaaaaaaaaaacattacaccatGCAAATGATTTGGCTCCTGGGAGCTACAGTTCCTGCCAAGAAAGTCCATTTCAATTTGAATGGATCTGAATTAAGAGGATTTCCCATAAAGGCCAGGTCTGGCCAAAGCAGCATTTTGTATGCAAATCCACTGGCTCCCAAAGCAGTGGCCTGTTTCTGCCTCTGTCCTGCTGTCATTACCGGGGGCCAATGTGCCCACGGCGgctgtctgtcaaactgtgccGTTCTGACGCCACTTTCTACCCCACATCcatttctgtcaaacacacagtgagcttgcaggcacagagagaaaaattcacacacacacacacgtgtgcgcTCACATAAACTGTGACATGAACATTTTGTTTGGTCGTATTATTTCCCTGAATGTGTAATTCCTATTTTTCTAATGGTCTCAAGGGATTTGTCAGCACATACAATACCGGGCACTGTCACTTCTACTAGTTAGAATTATTAGTCTTCATCAAAGCGACAGTGTTGTACATTAAGTAACCACAAAAAAAACTTCAAGTATTACATATGATCATGTGGAGGACAAACAGTATTAACAGCATAAAATGTCCACTGAATTGGATTTGGACTTGTAAGCTCATTTAAAACCCGGATTAGCAGTGACCCTTTAACAAGCATATTAACCCTAAGCCAACTTATCAAGAGGAATAACAAAAGGGGAAACTTGGCAAGTATGTCTGCATGTCCCTAGATGTCTTAATAGTTGCATAGCTTCATTACACTTCTTACACAAGTTGCGATTTTGACACCTTGAAAGCATAATATCATTTTCTCACTGTGAAGACTCGGTGTATTTCCTGACTCATCAACTTATTCTTGGACTCCATGCCAGTTGTCAGTTTGGCATTTTACACTGCGATGTCTTAATTTCCCTTGGGCAAGAGTTTCTTCGCTCAGCAAAGAGCCCAGTTGAATAATTCAATGCCGGTTAACcaaacactgagaaaaaaaaaatcattagaaATCTATCCGCATAATTGTTTTCAGGTTGACTGGCTCTTGTCTAGACCTCATTAAACTATTAATCCTCTGTAAGTGGGCAAGCTGCAATCCCCAGCGAGTGGTGTGCCCAAGCCAACCGGTCACTTAAATACAGAGCACTTCTTCTGTGAAGGGGATGGAAAGACGGCGGGCAAGGGGAAACAAGTGGCTTGACAAAGTCAGAAAGGGAAACagaaaaggaggagagaaaacTAAGAGAGTGCTTGAACAAAGGCAAGAAGCCAGCAGAGACTGGGTGAGAATGGAAGAAGACaggacagtgaaaaaaaaaaaaaaaaaagaggtcaaACTGAGAGAGAGGGGCAGAGTGGTGAGAGAGAGAATGACAAGTTTCCAAAAGCATAATGAGggcacagccactgtgcacgCTCCCGAGGCTTTCTCACCTCTTTGTACCAGAAGTAGCTCGGCTCCTCTGATGAGCTGGCAGAGCATTTCACCACCACTTCGTCTCCGAGTCGCACCTTCAGCTCATGTGGGGTACCCAGGTATCCGGTGTAGCCTTCCCTGGACAGTGACAGCTCCCCCATATCTAAGACGCAGTCGGGAATGAGAAAGTGTGATCGGGCATTAATGAAGCAGGAAATTTAATGTAAGCTGAAACAACTTTGTCAAGCGTTCAGGCCGTGACTGAACATATGTTTGCAGTGGCAGCAGCTGGTAAACACTCAGATATTTTAAGTATATTTGAGCATAAATGCTCAAGTTTGATTGCCTCCCTGTGGTATAGACTGTACCAAGCGgtcaataataatgataataggCTTCATCTTATTGAAGTCTTTAGAGAGGCAATGTTGTGAATAATGGCTCATTTTCTCTTCCATCTCAATAGATGGCCCACGTCCATCCAGCTCTTGGCTTCtttcctcctctgtctccttcGGTCCTACACTCCATTCTAATCTTTTCCTCATATTGATTACCCCTGTGAGGCTGAGGAGCCTATCAAACAACATTATGGTCGATTCGATGGCCACTGAGAAGATAGAGGGCACTGAAAATCTGACTAGCTATGCCATGAATGACATTTCATGAAACTTTGCATTGATAACGGATACCTTAAAGCCGGAGCCGCCCCGCTGGGGACGCGGCTCTGTTTATCTgcagcaaataaaaataaataaaacaccgTCGGTCGATCTTTCGTAGGTAAGAGTACATATTTGCATCGGAGCTCTacttcttgttgtttttgttgtgcagCCTCTGCAGTGCCATTGTATAGATATGtctattaatatttaatatgtttttctatCCCTCACTGTGAAGggagctgtgtccacagtgtctGAAAGATTGTCTTTACCTCCTGCTGGGTGGGAAATATGACGGAAATTGGTTTCGCAGTCTATCTGTTCAGTCGTTTTAGACTGTTTACCGGTGTATATTTAGGTGTTTTATCCTCATCCCTTTGTTAGCAATACTAGTAATCTCAAATTGTCCTGCGTTTTCCTTACTGAAAGTGAAATTCAACAATACCATGCATTATTTTCTACTCACATATTTATCTAGATTTTTGCAGACGCCTATTTGACatgtacaacacacacacacacacacacacacacacacacacaccataaagatctaaggttaattatttgtcaaaaggaaaacacagcgTCACAGAGTCATTGTTCCTCACAGCTCCCGCCCACACCACCCGACACACTCACAATGCACTTTGAAGGACAGGGGCTGCGAGGAGTTGTCTGGCTCGGTCACGTTTTGGTCATTGGACACACAGCGGTAGGGCCCCTCGTAGTACCTTCCTGCGCGGGGAATAGACAGCACTAGCCTGTCTGCGAGCTGCTGGATCTTCAGTGAGTAGAAGCACCAATATCTCTCCATATATCTCTCCATAATGGGACGCCAGCCGTGCATGTACTGTTAAAGAGAAAgaaggaaataaaaagaaaaagagaggtcttattttatatttacttttCAGTAATGAAAATTCTCTACTTCTTTGAGCTTACATAAGCtcagagaaaataaattaatttgcTAGTTATACACATTAGCAGTCTAAGGTTATACAACAGTAATCACATCCCTAGTGATTTAAATatgatttaattaaatataaaaaataaaagtcgcGTGTCTTGAATTATTACTTTGcctccatttgattacatttgaaATATCAAATTCAGGAGGAAAAGTTACATAATCATTGTCATTACTGGGAATTACTGTGGTGCATCATATTTTGTGAGTTACATGTTATGAAGTGACAATGTTTACTGAGCTTTTGAGAGTTATAAGCAAgtttaatctttattttttaaaacgaaattTAGGAACAGTAATAAATCATAGCAGTGAGCTCCTTCTCAGGGATACAAAATCTCCAACGTTACAAACAGAAATGTGATATTGCGCATCGTGATATTTTCAAGTGcactcttttcctttttcaccCATCTTCCTCCAGCTCACCTTGGAGAAGACCTCAAAGTGGACCTGGCTGATGTTCAGGTCGGAGTCTGTGTAAAGACACTCCAGCGTGACCGTGTCTCCTTCCAAAACTGGCTCAGTTGGCCCTTTGATGACCAAAGATGCTGCATGTAGACAGACATAACAGATGATTAAGTGAGAGGTTGGGGAGGTGGCTGTACCTCCTGAGCACTGCTTTCAAAACAGCTTTCTTCACGGAGAACCTTGAAGTAGTTATAAAAACACCACAAGCACATGACCAACAGGTTTTTCTACCTGACGGATACTGTTGATAACAGAGACTGATTCTCTTTCACTTCGGGCAAGAAGTGCTGCATAACATGGTTTGCATAATTTTTTCACAAGAACTGAATGCGAGGCTGGCCTCTGCACACACTACATAAAACATTTAGCTGCTCTTATGCGTTAGTCTCTCGATAATTCTAACAACATTTCCTGTTTCACTCTGTGTTTCGCAAGGGAAAACCTAtcagtgtgacagaagaggaaaaCAAAGCCTTTCCTCAAGAGAACAGATCAACtaagagacacacagacaaggAGACAAACAGGCGAGCAGACACCACACGAAGCCCAGGGGCTTCAGCTGTATGAATATATTTATGAAAAAAGGAAGACCAGAACCCCGCTGAAAGATTAAACCAATATCTCATTACAGACGAGCAAATAATATTGAGCTCTTTGAGAGGATCGCATAAAAGTCCATGAGGAATATGAAAAATATTTACCATAACTGGCATGAATCAGGGAGACCACTGCAGCAAGTAGAAGCGCTTTCATGGCTGTGGAAAACAATGTCAACAAAAATATCTGAGAACACGTCGTGAGGTGCTGCGCACTTTCTAACGCGAAATGAAAGTTTGCTCAGTATTTATGTACAGGAGGGTGTAGGTGTGGCTTtcgtctttgtgtgtttttcaggaagcgcgttcaaaggaaaaaaagttgaaaatccagccagcatttaaaaaagtaaacaacCAGTCAACACCAAACCATAAATACACGACTTACTGAGTCAAGTTACGTATATGTTGTGACtcatttgtcacatacacaagaAACACTGTAAAGTGAACGCAGTGTAAACTCAGTAAACGAAACAAggaccgctgctgctgctgctccaatAATGAAATTCATTTCGCGGTGCGTCACTTGTCTCTTAGGGCGGTGGAGTCCGTCACGTCTGAACCCGTTAAGGTCGGTGTTTTTCTGCACAAGTTCACCGGAATGTGAAAGCACTTGTGACACGTTACCGCAGAGCGTGCTATCTAAAACCGGGGAAGCACAGCGTTTTACGCTTCATTTTCTCTGACCTTTGATTGATTAGCTGTTAACCGGAGCTGAACCGCAGACTCTGTGGCTCGGGCCTCAGATGCGCTGACCTACACATGTTTGAGTCATCAGAATACGCGCAGACAGCTCGTTAAAAACAATGCAAGACAGCCGAGCAAAGAGACCACCTGTCAAAATCCTATAAAATGTTATTTGCTCTCGCGTGCTGTTATGTCTCCATTTAGTAGAATGAACTGGATAAACATAAAAATCCATTTTCCCTAAAAAGCGCCCTGAGGGAGTGATTGGTAATTCATTATCATTGCCGTTTCACTGCATATGTTGTCAAACACTTCAtggtttaatgtttttattgcatgttttttattgttattattagcaTGGTGGCATTTACAGACCGTGGTGTAAATGGGCAGTGGACATTCATGGGGTTTGGGGATATTGTGCGCAATATTTTGAGATTACTGTGTATTTGTTCAATGTGGATGAATAAAGataataaagtaaaaagcaacaacaaagaaatgttttgttAAATTTTTGGCCTTGAAACAAcatattactttaaaaaaaaggactACAGTGTCTTATAAAATTATTGAGCCACTCCTCATTACTTTATATTTTCCTGGGGAAATGGGAAAGAGGTGCAGTTGATTTATTGAAACGTACAAACATACATTAAAATAAAGCATAAACAGAGTTTTTAAAATACAACACATTCTTTCTTGATTATTCTTTCGTTTTTCTATTATGGTGGGCTTTTCACTGCATTGGTAGTGTGATTGAGATCAATTGCTaacactttccagatggtattgcatggtggatcaaaatctgtgtTCTGCTTTTCTGTGTTCGTAATTCCACCAGTTTTGATACAATCCCCAAACgaactggctgaaatgcagccccaagcCGTGACAGAGCATCCactatgttttacagatggctgagacactcactgttgtatcGCTCTCCTGACCTCCACTGTACATATTGACGAGGAATGAAAATTTTCAGATTCTGATTCATCACTTTATAAGACTTGTTGTCATTGATTTTCAGTATaaattttgtgtaatttgtcaCACCTCGgccttttctccctctttcactgagaccatttctgacgaggcttcagtgaacagtagatggttCACCTGAAGGTCCAGATACATCTTTCCAAACACATCTCTCTTGCTGGACTTCTGTTTCTtgaggacatgactttcagatactgttcatacGCTGTATGAAGCTTGTTGGACCTACCacctcttcttttgtcttctgcttgtttttttattgcaatAAAACTGTACAAttcttcctcactctgtaggtgATTTTCCTGAGGATTAATAACAAAGCTAATCTGTTCCCATTCAGACCGTGCAATATCACCCAACAGTTTTTCATTGAATGTTTGTTTCATTTCCCCATCGTATGCTGCtactcttttatttatttgcacaaTACTATACTTTTAGAATCACCTGCACTGATAGCTAAGCTaagctatttatttttcaggatATAGTTATATTGTTACTTGCTACAGTTATTCGATATTATATTTTGCACtattctactgtatattactgtatacttgtattctattgtacatattgtatatcttattactctgttcctctgtctctcttgctgCATTGAGCATGtgtatgacaaaagaatttccctcgggataaataaagttcttcttatcttat
The genomic region above belongs to Oreochromis niloticus isolate F11D_XX linkage group LG11, O_niloticus_UMD_NMBU, whole genome shotgun sequence and contains:
- the si:ch211-79k12.1 gene encoding uncharacterized protein si:ch211-79k12.1, with protein sequence MKALLLAAVVSLIHASYASLVIKGPTEPVLEGDTVTLECLYTDSDLNISQVHFEVFSKYMHGWRPIMERYMERYWCFYSLKIQQLADRLVLSIPRAGRYYEGPYRCVSNDQNVTEPDNSSQPLSFKVHYMGELSLSREGYTGYLGTPHELKVRLGDEVVVKCSASSSEEPSYFWYKEGSDWVLPSSSLKLSKLNAMDEGQYTCSARHPSVESLNKKRTISITVLPEDAHWYETSDGRLMLMISAVAVALVVFILSMIVFLCRRAKETKTSKGPIDDRSQKKPIYKASSESLPSTCGDNQPLV